The following are from one region of the Defluviitalea raffinosedens genome:
- a CDS encoding restriction endonuclease subunit S, whose protein sequence is MSKIQDYFVLIRNGANIRQNKEKIGYPITRIETISDGYVDREKMGYAGIKDLSKYEDYILKTGDILMSHINSVNHLGKVALYEKEKDEKIIHGMNLLVLRPNTKLIISKYAYYYFKSPYFKKQLPNITKNSVNQASFTVTDLKKLYIYVPSIEKQNTIVEMLDKVQSLIDKRKQQIEFCNELIKSQFVEIFGDPKVNPKHYKMKKLGTTFEIVSGGTPKTQVEDYWNPNDISWIGSNMCQDKIIYNNDGKFISYLGLENSSAKIIKPNAVLVALVGATIGKTALLKFETAINQNIAAIKVYDSNEYIPEFVFWYMQFIYYQFTAISKNKFKMASLNFLKELEIYQVPITLQSQFAAFVQQVENLRSSLQQSLTELENNFNSLMQKAFNGEVIA, encoded by the coding sequence CAAGATTATTTTGTATTAATCAGAAACGGTGCAAATATACGACAAAACAAAGAAAAGATAGGTTATCCAATCACTCGCATTGAAACTATTTCAGATGGTTATGTTGATAGAGAAAAAATGGGATATGCAGGAATAAAAGATCTTTCAAAATATGAAGATTACATATTGAAAACTGGAGATATATTAATGTCACATATAAACAGTGTGAATCACCTTGGAAAAGTAGCTCTTTATGAGAAAGAAAAAGATGAAAAAATCATTCATGGTATGAATTTACTTGTTTTGCGTCCAAATACCAAATTAATAATAAGTAAATACGCATATTATTATTTTAAAAGCCCATACTTTAAAAAGCAACTCCCCAATATTACAAAAAACTCTGTAAATCAAGCTAGTTTTACTGTAACTGATTTAAAAAAATTGTATATATACGTTCCTTCTATTGAAAAACAGAATACTATAGTTGAAATGTTAGATAAAGTACAGTCTCTAATAGACAAACGCAAACAGCAAATAGAATTCTGTAATGAGTTAATTAAATCCCAATTCGTAGAGATATTCGGAGATCCCAAAGTCAATCCCAAGCATTATAAAATGAAAAAGCTGGGTACGACTTTTGAAATTGTAAGCGGAGGAACACCAAAAACTCAAGTTGAAGATTATTGGAATCCTAACGATATATCGTGGATTGGCTCTAATATGTGTCAAGATAAAATTATATATAATAATGATGGGAAATTTATATCATATTTAGGATTAGAAAACTCTTCAGCAAAAATTATAAAACCGAATGCAGTATTAGTAGCATTAGTTGGAGCAACTATAGGAAAAACTGCATTATTAAAATTTGAAACAGCTATTAATCAGAATATAGCAGCTATTAAAGTTTATGATAGTAATGAATATATACCTGAGTTTGTATTTTGGTATATGCAATTTATTTATTACCAATTCACAGCAATAAGTAAAAATAAATTCAAAATGGCTTCTCTAAATTTTTTGAAAGAGTTAGAAATATATCAAGTTCCAATTACTCTTCAAAGCCAATTTGCCGCCTTTGTTCAACAAGTTGAAAATTTAAGATCTTCACTTCAGCAAAGCCTTACAGAATTAGAAAACAACTTCAATTCTCTTATGCAAAAAGCTTTCAATGGAGAAGTGATTGCTTAA